One genomic window of Blastopirellula retiformator includes the following:
- a CDS encoding 3-hydroxyacyl-ACP dehydratase FabZ family protein gives MPREDYILDPATIDCNNVIADLEAIRELNPQRFEMEQLTAIVYEDTEKDICVGYKDLAEDEFWVRGHMPGMPLMPGVLMCEAAAQVSSWYVTRHNLMGDYKLGFGGLDQVKFRGIVQPGNRLVIVLQKTKGRAGRIIVCRFQAFIDERLVCEGEIRGVPLPANL, from the coding sequence GTGCCGCGCGAAGACTACATCCTCGATCCCGCGACGATCGACTGCAACAACGTGATCGCTGATCTCGAAGCGATCCGCGAACTGAACCCGCAACGCTTCGAAATGGAGCAGTTGACGGCGATCGTCTATGAAGACACCGAGAAAGACATCTGCGTCGGGTACAAAGACCTAGCAGAAGATGAGTTCTGGGTCCGTGGGCACATGCCCGGCATGCCGCTGATGCCTGGCGTCTTGATGTGCGAAGCGGCCGCCCAGGTCAGCTCGTGGTACGTCACTCGTCATAATCTGATGGGAGACTACAAGCTGGGCTTTGGCGGTCTCGACCAGGTCAAGTTTCGCGGCATCGTCCAACCGGGCAACCGCCTCGTGATCGTGCTCCAGAAGACCAAGGGTCGCGCCGGGCGAATCATCGTCTGCCGCTTCCAGGCCTTCATCGACGAGCGTCTGGTCTGCGAGGGAGAGATCCGCGGCGTTCCTCTTCCCGCCAATCTGTAA
- a CDS encoding FAD-dependent oxidoreductase: MISHDPQTIVVIGNGMVGHRFVEKMIALDSARQYRIVTFCEEPRAAYDRVGLTSFFAHRDAEKLMIARMDWYQENGVELNLGDRANRIDRESKTDYSDRGAVIRYDHVVMATGSYPFVPNVPGVKRRGVFVYRTIYSKSAASGGNVISWMTLSSRQVTYGTPSRI, encoded by the coding sequence ATGATTTCTCACGATCCGCAAACCATCGTCGTCATCGGCAACGGTATGGTCGGTCATCGTTTCGTCGAAAAGATGATCGCGCTAGACTCCGCTCGGCAGTATCGTATCGTCACCTTCTGCGAAGAACCTCGCGCCGCGTACGACCGCGTTGGCCTGACCTCGTTTTTTGCCCACCGCGACGCCGAAAAGCTGATGATCGCGCGGATGGATTGGTACCAGGAGAACGGCGTCGAACTGAACCTTGGCGACCGGGCCAATCGGATCGATCGCGAGTCGAAGACCGATTACTCGGACCGCGGAGCGGTCATTCGATACGACCATGTCGTGATGGCGACCGGTTCGTATCCGTTCGTTCCCAATGTCCCCGGCGTCAAGCGCCGCGGCGTCTTCGTCTACCGCACCATCTACTCAAAATCGGCGGCATCCGGGGGCAACGTCATCTCGTGGATGACCTTGTCATCGCGCCAGGTGACATACGGAACGCCATCTCGAATATGA
- a CDS encoding 50S ribosomal protein bL37 — MAKPHRKLKKANHGRRPANAKARKAKRRSIKT, encoded by the coding sequence ATGGCGAAACCGCACCGCAAGCTGAAGAAAGCCAATCATGGTCGTCGTCCGGCGAACGCCAAGGCCCGCAAAGCCAAACGCCGCTCGATCAAGACCTAG
- a CDS encoding TrkH family potassium uptake protein, with translation MNLPLLSKYLGVVTLLLASAMLFALPWAFPWLGHGQQFDTRGFVALVSSSVIAAILGGALMLAGRKAKGQLYRREAIAIVGLSWLIFTFVGALPFILGHVKGTESREQMTRLIVDDLFESASGFTGAGATILNDIEDESMLPKCLLFWRSETHFVGGLGIMVLFVALLGQGSAGKALLMTESVGPQGEVGTSRSQHSAWIFAGIYVGLNAILTALLMIEGMTLFDALCHSFGTIATGGLSTYNSSVAHFQNVSIEMTIGTFMMISCVNFSLLYAVLLGQWTRLWVNTELWCYLAILFGVILAVMMAGLWHHDFPDIATAFRLSYFNVISVQTNTGFGTADFDKWNEFSRGMLFVLMFVGGCAGSTSCSLKVIRHVVLWKSLYNYVLHTFRPRLVTTMRLNGKAVDDADELTNEVFIYFGMIGCVFIIAWMTLLLLEPDSAWLEAGHSPPVKMLDCATGVAACINGVGPGLGALGPSKNFSSFSIGSKLVFTALMLLGRIEIFPLLVIFTPGLWRRAAS, from the coding sequence ATGAATCTACCGCTGCTCAGCAAATATCTCGGCGTCGTCACGCTACTACTAGCGTCGGCGATGCTGTTTGCGCTCCCTTGGGCCTTTCCCTGGCTGGGGCATGGTCAGCAGTTCGACACGCGAGGTTTTGTTGCTCTCGTGTCGTCGTCGGTCATCGCCGCCATCTTGGGCGGCGCGCTGATGCTGGCCGGTCGCAAGGCGAAGGGCCAGCTATATCGACGTGAGGCGATCGCCATCGTCGGTCTCAGCTGGCTGATTTTTACCTTCGTCGGCGCCCTCCCTTTTATCTTGGGGCACGTCAAAGGAACCGAAAGCCGGGAACAGATGACCCGGCTGATCGTCGACGACCTGTTTGAGTCGGCGTCCGGTTTTACTGGGGCCGGAGCGACGATCCTGAACGACATCGAAGACGAGTCGATGCTGCCGAAGTGCCTCCTCTTCTGGCGCAGCGAAACCCATTTTGTCGGCGGGCTGGGCATCATGGTCCTGTTTGTGGCGCTGCTCGGACAAGGATCGGCCGGCAAGGCGCTTCTGATGACCGAATCAGTCGGCCCCCAAGGAGAGGTCGGCACATCGCGATCGCAGCATAGCGCCTGGATCTTTGCTGGCATCTACGTCGGCCTGAACGCCATTCTGACCGCGCTGCTAATGATCGAAGGGATGACGCTGTTCGACGCCTTGTGCCATTCGTTCGGCACGATCGCCACCGGTGGACTTTCGACCTACAACTCTAGCGTCGCCCACTTTCAAAATGTGTCGATCGAGATGACGATCGGCACGTTCATGATGATCTCCTGCGTTAATTTTTCATTGTTGTATGCGGTGCTGCTCGGGCAATGGACGCGGCTCTGGGTCAATACCGAGCTCTGGTGCTACCTGGCCATCTTGTTCGGCGTCATTTTAGCCGTGATGATGGCCGGTCTTTGGCATCACGACTTTCCTGATATCGCCACCGCGTTTCGCCTTAGTTATTTCAACGTCATCTCGGTCCAAACCAATACCGGTTTTGGAACCGCCGACTTTGATAAATGGAACGAGTTCAGCCGCGGTATGCTCTTCGTACTGATGTTTGTTGGCGGGTGCGCCGGCAGCACCAGTTGCAGTTTGAAGGTGATCCGCCACGTCGTGTTGTGGAAGTCGCTTTACAACTACGTCCTGCACACGTTTCGCCCCCGCCTGGTCACGACGATGCGGCTCAACGGCAAGGCGGTCGACGACGCCGACGAACTGACCAACGAGGTCTTCATCTACTTCGGCATGATCGGCTGCGTCTTCATCATCGCCTGGATGACGCTGCTGCTACTGGAGCCCGACAGCGCCTGGCTGGAAGCGGGCCATTCGCCACCGGTAAAGATGCTCGACTGCGCTACCGGAGTGGCGGCCTGTATCAATGGGGTCGGCCCCGGCCTCGGCGCCCTCGGCCCGTCAAAGAACTTCTCCAGCTTTTCGATCGGCAGCAAGCTGGTTTTCACCGCGTTGATGCTACTGGGACGGATCGAAATCTTCCCGTTGCTGGTGATCTTCACGCCTGGATTGTGGCGCCGCGCCGCCTCGTAG
- a CDS encoding type II toxin-antitoxin system RelE/ParE family toxin, protein MASHPLVGQSVEGTADWRLSVVGVYVIYYRSAGPHVEILRILHGNRDIAALLRQS, encoded by the coding sequence CTGGCGTCTCATCCGCTGGTCGGTCAAAGTGTCGAAGGCACGGCCGACTGGAGGCTAAGCGTGGTGGGTGTCTATGTGATTTATTACCGCTCGGCTGGTCCTCATGTCGAAATCCTCCGCATTCTCCATGGTAACCGCGACATTGCAGCTCTATTGCGACAATCATGA
- a CDS encoding PF20097 family protein, whose amino-acid sequence MTDPIDNLNGENPFASPNRDKPDRPQRDCPDCAAPMEYGMVTSYAPIKWRILDRSMLERILAGGDEPVVGSDFALRLGPFRSDSFRCRLCGMVIIAPRDVQSEDPPKK is encoded by the coding sequence ATGACCGATCCGATCGACAATCTGAATGGCGAGAACCCATTTGCGTCTCCCAATCGCGACAAGCCGGATCGGCCCCAGCGCGATTGTCCCGACTGCGCGGCGCCGATGGAGTACGGGATGGTCACCTCCTACGCGCCGATTAAATGGCGGATTCTCGATCGGTCGATGCTCGAGCGGATCTTGGCCGGCGGCGACGAACCGGTGGTAGGCTCCGATTTTGCTCTGCGGCTCGGGCCGTTTCGCAGCGATAGCTTTCGCTGTCGGCTCTGCGGGATGGTGATCATCGCGCCACGCGATGTGCAGTCTGAGGATCCGCCGAAGAAGTAG
- a CDS encoding aldo/keto reductase, whose amino-acid sequence MQMRPLGRTGLEVSELSLGGLFTSSLAGGEAETAQLLAAASDLGINYCDTAPAYADSERVLGAALQAAGKPFIVSTKFGGRPHPFDPQNIDHMKQSLAESRRLLGREQIDILLVHEPDRPQQYPWWSGYQPLAGPVLDYLQELKDSGQVKAIGLAGTTVTEMTSLVRTGLFDVLLTAFNYNLLFREAEEELLPAAKEQGMGVIIGSALGQGFLGRRFDKEVLERPRWMSRRRREQLLRLYTFLEETGFDLPELCLRFVLSNPNISTALIGAKTREQLETSVTGAKLGPLPPETLEQLHEIASMLPHRPYEEPMILPLGKTYHGPGLANMGAAVQVGKK is encoded by the coding sequence ATGCAAATGCGCCCCCTCGGACGTACCGGACTCGAAGTCAGCGAGCTTTCGCTGGGCGGACTCTTTACCTCTTCGCTGGCTGGCGGCGAGGCCGAAACGGCCCAACTGTTGGCCGCCGCCTCGGACCTGGGGATCAACTACTGCGATACCGCGCCCGCCTACGCCGACAGCGAACGCGTGCTGGGGGCCGCGCTGCAAGCGGCAGGCAAACCATTTATCGTCTCCACCAAGTTCGGCGGCCGACCGCACCCGTTTGATCCGCAGAACATCGACCACATGAAACAATCGTTGGCCGAAAGCCGGCGTCTACTCGGTCGCGAGCAAATCGATATCCTGCTAGTCCATGAGCCCGATCGCCCTCAACAATACCCGTGGTGGAGCGGCTACCAACCGCTTGCCGGGCCGGTGCTCGATTATCTGCAAGAGCTAAAAGACTCAGGCCAGGTCAAAGCGATCGGGCTGGCCGGCACGACCGTCACCGAGATGACGTCACTCGTGCGAACGGGCCTGTTTGACGTCTTGCTGACGGCTTTCAACTACAACTTGCTGTTTCGCGAGGCGGAAGAAGAGTTGTTGCCAGCCGCCAAAGAACAAGGAATGGGAGTCATCATCGGCTCAGCCTTGGGACAAGGCTTTTTAGGTCGCCGCTTTGACAAGGAAGTGCTCGAGCGCCCCCGCTGGATGAGTCGCCGCCGCCGTGAACAATTGCTACGGCTCTATACGTTCCTGGAGGAAACCGGCTTCGATCTTCCTGAACTCTGCCTCCGTTTTGTCCTGAGCAACCCGAACATTTCAACCGCGTTGATCGGCGCCAAAACGCGCGAGCAACTCGAAACGAGCGTCACCGGGGCCAAGCTTGGTCCGCTACCGCCGGAAACGCTCGAGCAATTGCACGAAATCGCCTCGATGCTCCCCCATCGGCCGTATGAAGAGCCGATGATCTTGCCTTTGGGGAAAACCTACCACGGGCCTGGCCTCGCCAACATGGGCGCTGCAGTGCAGGTTGGTAAAAAATAG
- a CDS encoding STAS domain-containing protein — protein MSFKYSFLRVRDNSEVVVADFQQSSILDEAAIDRIGVEFDRLVLEAVTAKKLLLNFRGVEYMSSAMIGKLLGLSKKCKEAKVKLKLCGVGAKINEIFQLMKLNKVLDIQKDEKGAIEAFNSPSLSNWFGLKS, from the coding sequence ATGAGTTTCAAGTACAGCTTTCTACGCGTCCGTGACAACAGCGAAGTGGTCGTCGCCGACTTCCAGCAGTCCTCGATTTTGGACGAAGCGGCGATCGATCGAATCGGGGTCGAGTTTGACCGCTTGGTTCTTGAGGCGGTCACGGCCAAGAAACTGCTGCTTAACTTCCGCGGCGTCGAATACATGTCGTCGGCGATGATCGGCAAGCTGCTCGGGCTGTCGAAAAAGTGCAAAGAGGCGAAGGTCAAATTGAAACTGTGCGGCGTTGGCGCCAAGATCAATGAGATTTTCCAGCTGATGAAGCTGAACAAAGTTCTGGACATCCAAAAGGATGAAAAAGGGGCGATCGAGGCCTTCAACAGCCCGTCACTCAGCAATTGGTTCGGCCTCAAATCGTAG
- a CDS encoding S9 family peptidase — protein MIALQRHLCSLAFGVAALAWLAGCTPAPEKTTAPANNVSTPEVSLGEEAKPAEGKPEMKPETTATDKEAFDMSAVPLIPRRKFFGNPEKARARLSPDGTKLAYLAPVDGVLNVWVGSTQSLGKDAKPITKDTHRGIRSFSWSYTNNHVLYTQDKDGDENFHVYAVNLSTDEIKDLTPLENIRAEIDNVSDLFPNEILVGLNDRNPQLHDIYRLNVETGEKELLQENPGFAGFLTDDNYKVRFAMTYTPDAGQLYLTPTETDGKQDWKEFLKIDAADAMTTGIAGFDKSGDVAYLFDSRERNTAALKSLDLKTGEEKLIAENDKADISGVLTHPTEKTIQAVAFNYERQEWDILDKSLEADLAFLKEQQDGEIQVTSRTLKDDLWTVAYIRDDGPIDFYLYHRGEEKKAEFLFSSQPELAELPLVKMHPVVIDARDGLKLVSYLSLPKGSNPDGGLKPSQPLPLVLDVHGGPWARDNWGFNPMHQLLANRGYAVLSVNYRGSTGFGKDFLNAANKEWAGKMHDDLLDAVDWAIAEGIADPDKVAIMGGSYGGYATLVGLTFTPEKFCCGVDIVGPSSLVTLLNNVPPYWMPFMPVMKDKVGDHETEEGIKFLNERSPLNFVDKITKPLLIGQGANDPRVKQAEADQIVKAMEEKKIPVTYVLFPEEGHGFAKPENRFAFNAVTEAFLAENLGGRFEPIGDAFVGAKLEIPAGAADIPGVEAALQE, from the coding sequence ATGATCGCTCTGCAACGGCATCTCTGTTCGCTCGCTTTTGGCGTGGCGGCGCTCGCCTGGCTAGCTGGCTGTACTCCAGCCCCCGAAAAGACGACCGCTCCGGCGAACAACGTCAGCACGCCGGAAGTCTCGCTCGGCGAAGAAGCGAAACCGGCGGAAGGAAAACCAGAGATGAAGCCCGAAACGACCGCGACAGACAAGGAAGCTTTTGATATGAGCGCCGTGCCGTTGATTCCTCGCCGCAAGTTTTTTGGCAACCCCGAAAAAGCCCGAGCCCGCTTGAGCCCTGACGGAACGAAGCTCGCTTACCTGGCGCCGGTCGACGGCGTGCTTAACGTCTGGGTCGGCTCGACTCAGTCGCTGGGCAAAGACGCCAAGCCGATCACCAAAGACACCCATCGCGGCATTCGCAGCTTTAGCTGGTCGTACACCAACAACCACGTCCTCTATACGCAAGACAAAGACGGGGACGAAAACTTCCACGTCTACGCCGTCAACCTGTCGACCGATGAAATCAAAGACCTGACGCCGCTGGAGAACATCCGCGCCGAGATCGACAACGTCAGCGACCTGTTCCCCAACGAAATTCTGGTCGGCCTGAACGATCGCAATCCACAGTTGCATGATATCTATCGTCTGAACGTCGAGACGGGCGAAAAAGAGCTGCTACAAGAAAACCCTGGTTTCGCCGGGTTCCTGACCGACGACAACTACAAAGTTCGCTTCGCGATGACCTACACGCCCGACGCCGGACAGTTGTACCTGACGCCGACCGAAACCGACGGCAAGCAAGACTGGAAAGAGTTCCTGAAAATCGACGCGGCCGACGCCATGACGACCGGGATCGCTGGCTTCGACAAGAGCGGCGACGTCGCCTATTTATTTGACAGCCGCGAACGCAACACGGCCGCCCTCAAGTCGCTCGACCTGAAGACCGGCGAAGAGAAACTGATTGCCGAAAACGACAAGGCCGATATCTCGGGCGTGCTGACGCACCCGACCGAGAAGACGATCCAAGCGGTTGCGTTCAACTACGAGCGGCAAGAATGGGATATCCTCGACAAGTCGCTGGAAGCCGATCTGGCGTTCCTGAAGGAACAACAGGACGGTGAAATCCAGGTCACCAGCCGCACCTTGAAAGACGACCTCTGGACTGTCGCCTATATTCGCGATGACGGCCCGATCGATTTCTACCTCTACCATCGTGGTGAAGAGAAGAAGGCGGAGTTTCTCTTCTCCAGCCAACCCGAGTTGGCCGAATTGCCGTTGGTGAAGATGCACCCGGTCGTGATCGACGCCCGCGACGGTCTCAAGCTGGTCAGCTATTTGTCGCTGCCGAAAGGCTCGAATCCCGACGGCGGCCTGAAGCCTTCGCAACCGCTGCCGTTGGTGCTGGACGTGCACGGCGGCCCGTGGGCTCGCGACAATTGGGGCTTCAACCCAATGCACCAATTGCTGGCCAATCGCGGCTATGCGGTGCTCAGCGTCAACTACCGGGGTTCAACCGGTTTTGGCAAGGATTTTCTCAACGCCGCCAACAAAGAGTGGGCCGGCAAGATGCATGACGACTTGCTGGACGCCGTCGACTGGGCGATCGCCGAAGGTATCGCCGACCCCGACAAGGTCGCCATCATGGGCGGCAGCTACGGCGGCTATGCGACGCTGGTTGGCCTGACCTTCACCCCAGAGAAATTCTGCTGCGGCGTCGACATCGTCGGCCCGTCGAGCTTGGTCACGCTGCTCAACAACGTTCCGCCCTACTGGATGCCTTTTATGCCGGTCATGAAAGACAAAGTGGGCGATCACGAGACCGAAGAAGGCATCAAGTTCCTCAACGAACGTTCGCCGCTCAACTTCGTCGACAAGATCACCAAGCCGCTGTTGATCGGCCAAGGCGCCAACGACCCCCGCGTCAAACAGGCCGAAGCCGACCAGATCGTCAAAGCGATGGAAGAGAAGAAAATTCCGGTCACTTACGTACTGTTCCCCGAAGAAGGGCATGGTTTCGCGAAACCGGAAAATCGCTTCGCCTTTAACGCAGTCACCGAAGCCTTCCTGGCCGAAAACCTGGGTGGTCGTTTCGAGCCGATTGGCGATGCGTTTGTCGGCGCCAAGCTCGAAATCCCTGCTGGCGCAGCCGACATCCCTGGCGTGGAAGCGGCGCTTCAAGAATAA
- a CDS encoding MMPL family transporter — translation MASGSPDETAADRSMLAIPLAELTRLVIRNPVTVIVLGLLLAAVSVLGTAKSLGFKTSRLDLINPNSNYNQLWLEYLEQFGADDDVVVVVEGDDKDDVSPVLEALYSRLSANRESFYAVLHERGLANVRAKALHYVPPDELAEMEGKLVGLEPVLNGNWEAISFDRLLWGANQRLLIDSPQQKQAAAAEMNRLADGLLHALREDGDDASIWDEPNESLSVMSQLDSEYFTANEGRMGFVLLRLVKNESSFSQGGEAIRRLRGIIRNVQDDHPEVRIGLTGLPVMENDEMEGSQKDMILSSVLSLVGVAVLFIAGFGGLRHPLLAVGTLIVGLAWSFGFVTVSIGHLNILSVSFGVILIGLGIDFGIHYVAKYLQLREKIGDSGEALIETSRSVGPGIVTGAATTSIAFFTAALTEFTGVAELGVIAGGGILVCLVGAFTLLPAMIVLGDRSRNRYLMPHPLRIDGWIAPMMQAPRATLLGSLVFCLFLATGASKLYYDHNLLNLQAQDLESVEWEKKLLEETDRSVWFALSIASSRQELIARKETFEKLSHVDHVEEIASLLPPDDESRSAQILRIRNRLTNLPEYPPTLPIAPAPQLAQVLAQSQQLLPADDATAMQARRRISQARELLRTMPQAHYEAIMRSLQQRSAGEMLTQMHSLYAVSDPTTPNVDDFPEALVTRFVGKNNQYLLRIYPNGDIWDMESLADFVEEVQSVDAQVTGQPLQTYYASRQMQKSYIHAAIYSLLAVLMVLILDFRSLRHSLLALTPVGFGSAMLFGIQGFMDIPLNPANMIVLPLILGIGIDDGVHVLHDFRCQSGRRYRISASTATAVLITSLTTMIGFGSLMLADHQGLQSLGRVLTIGVTCCLFTSLILLPAFLSTITGNRKIEEPPRKPKPEATRKRIRPGIFDPIGKEAVVSQETRQSEPFSGTDPEESPKSGASGVVSSDKSLIVPVRRSP, via the coding sequence ATGGCGTCCGGATCGCCCGACGAGACCGCTGCCGACCGCTCGATGCTGGCGATCCCGCTGGCCGAGTTGACGCGTCTCGTCATTCGCAATCCGGTTACGGTCATCGTCTTAGGGCTGCTGCTGGCCGCCGTGTCGGTTCTAGGCACAGCCAAGTCGCTCGGCTTCAAAACAAGCCGGCTTGATCTAATCAATCCCAACAGCAACTACAACCAGTTGTGGCTTGAGTACCTGGAGCAGTTTGGCGCCGACGATGATGTCGTGGTCGTCGTCGAAGGAGACGACAAAGACGACGTCTCGCCTGTTCTGGAGGCGCTCTACAGCCGCCTCTCGGCCAATCGCGAATCGTTTTACGCGGTCTTGCATGAGCGCGGTCTGGCCAACGTGCGAGCCAAAGCGCTTCACTACGTACCGCCCGATGAGTTGGCCGAGATGGAAGGCAAGCTGGTTGGGCTCGAGCCAGTCTTAAACGGCAACTGGGAGGCGATCTCGTTTGATCGCTTGCTCTGGGGCGCCAATCAGCGTTTGCTGATCGACTCTCCCCAACAAAAACAGGCCGCCGCCGCCGAGATGAATCGCCTGGCCGACGGTTTGCTCCACGCCCTGCGCGAAGATGGCGACGACGCTTCGATCTGGGACGAGCCGAATGAGTCACTCTCGGTGATGAGCCAACTCGACTCCGAATACTTCACCGCCAACGAAGGACGCATGGGTTTCGTCCTGTTGCGTCTGGTCAAAAACGAATCAAGCTTCTCGCAAGGCGGCGAAGCGATTCGACGGCTACGCGGGATCATCCGCAACGTGCAAGACGACCATCCCGAGGTAAGGATCGGTCTGACCGGTCTGCCGGTGATGGAAAATGACGAGATGGAAGGAAGCCAGAAGGACATGATCCTGTCGAGCGTCCTGAGCCTGGTCGGCGTCGCCGTTCTGTTCATCGCTGGTTTTGGAGGCTTGCGTCATCCGCTGCTGGCGGTCGGCACGTTGATTGTCGGTTTGGCCTGGAGCTTTGGCTTCGTCACCGTCTCGATCGGCCACCTGAATATCCTCAGCGTCTCGTTCGGCGTGATCCTGATCGGCCTGGGGATTGACTTTGGCATTCATTACGTCGCCAAGTACCTGCAACTGCGGGAGAAAATCGGCGACAGCGGCGAAGCGTTGATCGAAACGTCCCGCAGCGTTGGCCCCGGGATTGTGACCGGCGCGGCCACCACATCGATCGCATTTTTCACCGCCGCACTGACCGAATTCACCGGCGTCGCCGAATTGGGCGTGATCGCCGGCGGCGGCATCCTGGTCTGCCTGGTTGGCGCGTTCACGCTACTGCCGGCGATGATCGTGCTCGGCGATCGCAGTCGCAACCGCTACCTGATGCCGCATCCGCTGCGAATTGACGGCTGGATCGCTCCCATGATGCAGGCGCCCAGGGCGACGCTGCTGGGATCGCTGGTCTTTTGCCTCTTCCTGGCGACCGGCGCATCGAAGCTCTACTATGACCACAACCTGCTCAACCTGCAGGCTCAAGACCTGGAAAGCGTCGAGTGGGAAAAGAAGCTGCTGGAAGAAACCGACCGCAGCGTCTGGTTCGCCCTTTCGATCGCCAGCAGTCGACAAGAGTTGATCGCGCGGAAAGAGACGTTCGAGAAACTGTCGCACGTCGACCATGTGGAGGAGATCGCCTCGCTGCTGCCGCCGGACGACGAGTCGCGCTCGGCACAGATTCTGCGAATTCGCAATCGCCTGACCAACTTGCCAGAATATCCGCCAACCTTGCCGATCGCCCCGGCGCCACAATTGGCGCAGGTCCTCGCCCAATCGCAGCAACTGCTTCCGGCCGACGACGCGACTGCGATGCAGGCCCGCCGGCGAATCTCCCAGGCGCGAGAGCTATTGCGGACGATGCCGCAAGCGCATTACGAGGCGATCATGCGTTCGCTGCAACAACGTTCGGCCGGCGAGATGCTGACGCAAATGCATTCGCTGTACGCGGTCTCTGATCCGACGACGCCCAATGTCGACGACTTTCCCGAAGCGCTGGTGACGCGATTCGTCGGCAAGAACAATCAATACCTGCTGCGGATTTATCCCAACGGCGATATCTGGGACATGGAGTCGCTGGCCGATTTTGTCGAAGAAGTGCAGTCAGTCGACGCCCAAGTGACTGGGCAGCCGCTGCAAACCTACTACGCCTCACGGCAGATGCAAAAGAGCTACATCCACGCGGCGATCTACTCGCTGTTGGCTGTGCTGATGGTGCTGATCCTCGACTTCCGCAGCCTGCGGCACTCGCTGCTGGCGCTGACGCCGGTCGGCTTTGGCAGTGCGATGCTGTTTGGCATTCAAGGCTTTATGGATATCCCGCTGAACCCGGCCAACATGATCGTGTTGCCGTTGATCCTGGGGATCGGCATCGACGACGGCGTGCACGTACTGCACGACTTCCGCTGCCAGTCCGGTCGGCGATATCGTATCTCGGCATCGACCGCGACCGCCGTGCTGATCACCTCGCTGACGACGATGATCGGCTTCGGCTCGCTCATGCTGGCCGATCACCAAGGTCTGCAGAGCCTGGGACGCGTGCTGACGATCGGCGTGACCTGCTGCCTGTTCACGTCGCTAATCTTGCTGCCGGCGTTCCTGTCAACGATCACCGGCAATCGGAAAATAGAAGAGCCGCCCCGCAAACCAAAGCCGGAGGCGACGCGTAAACGTATTCGTCCCGGGATTTTTGATCCCATCGGCAAAGAGGCGGTCGTCTCGCAGGAGACTCGTCAGAGCGAGCCCTTCTCTGGGACCGATCCGGAAGAATCGCCAAAAAGCGGGGCCAGCGGCGTTGTGAGCTCGGACAAATCGCTGATCGTGCCGGTCCGCCGCTCTCCCTAA
- the trmB gene encoding tRNA (guanosine(46)-N7)-methyltransferase TrmB → MGRKALPKLNPSVDYSRNFLTAEKLPRPWDPESLFGRAAPLEIEVGCGKGLFMRTASGVNPAHDFLGIEIAYKYSEYAGYRLGKEGRTNAVMVHGDGQKIFPEVFPDASAVAIHVYFPDPWWKKRHHRRRVMNETFSQQIERVLAAGGTLHFWTDVEEYFDMTVELLHAHTKLAGPIDVEERPAEHDLDYRTHFERRMRKNELDVFRSQFRKPQ, encoded by the coding sequence ATGGGCCGTAAAGCGCTTCCCAAACTCAATCCCAGCGTCGACTATAGTCGCAACTTCCTAACGGCGGAAAAACTGCCGCGCCCCTGGGATCCCGAATCGCTGTTCGGCCGCGCCGCCCCGCTCGAAATCGAGGTCGGCTGCGGCAAAGGGCTGTTCATGCGAACCGCCTCCGGCGTCAATCCCGCGCACGATTTTCTCGGCATCGAGATCGCCTACAAGTACTCGGAGTACGCCGGGTATCGCTTGGGCAAAGAAGGCCGTACCAACGCGGTCATGGTGCATGGCGACGGACAGAAGATCTTTCCGGAAGTCTTCCCCGATGCGTCGGCCGTAGCAATCCATGTTTACTTCCCCGATCCATGGTGGAAGAAGCGTCATCATCGCCGCCGCGTGATGAACGAAACGTTCTCGCAACAGATCGAGCGAGTGCTGGCCGCCGGCGGCACGCTCCACTTCTGGACCGACGTTGAAGAGTATTTCGACATGACGGTCGAACTGCTGCATGCTCACACGAAGCTGGCAGGCCCGATCGACGTCGAAGAACGCCCGGCCGAGCATGATCTCGACTATCGCACCCACTTCGAGCGCCGAATGCGCAAGAACGAACTGGACGTCTTCCGCAGCCAGTTTCGCAAACCGCAATAG